CATGTGCgtctgcatcctcctcctcctcctcctcctcctcctcctcctcctcctcctcctcctcctcctcctcatcctcctccgaTTTCCATTTTTAGCCTGCAGAGGCCTCATTTCCCCCTCATTGAGAGGAGCTTGGAAATTGAATTAAGGGTCTCGCTGACGTTTCGATTAGCATCCCCAAGCTCACTCAGCCAAGACTGAGAGTATTAATCAGAGAGAGTAGAAGAGGGCAGTTTTGCTGTCGACTCCGTCTGTGTGCGGAAGCAGGCAGGatgtatatgagtgtgtgtgtgtgtgtgtgtgtgtgtgtgtggataagAATCACTGTGAGAAAGCAGGGACTTAAGGAAGTTGTCCGGCGTTAATTCGACTCCTTATTAAATATTTTGCCGCTTATCTGACAGCGTAATGCGACAGAGAGATTCCTCATCGCTGTGAAGCTCAAAAGGGAGAAGAATCAATTACTCTCCCGGCAGGACTAAcgacaaaacatgacaacacagaCGTGTAGGCTTCGGCCTCGCTGCTGTTAAAGGATGAGTTACGGGCTCCAACAATGCTGTTTGAATATCAGCTATAGGAGTTCAGTCTGATGTTGTGCAAATACCAGGATCAGGGTTCATCTGGTATTTATAGtgagttttgtattttgtcagcTTGGGAATgctcctgtttttgtgtttgtgtgcagatgtgGTTTTTCTGCTTGGTGGTGTGGAAAAGGGGGGTTTAGGGTCACTGCACAGGGCATTTTTGGCTTAGTAGTCAGGCGCCAGGGGGACAGCCCCGCTCACTGCTGgataaaaaaaggacaaatgacTCTGTGTCATTTGGTAAAACGCCTCTATCTTTGTACATACGTGGTTCAGTACGTGGCAGATAAACTGAACTCCAGTCGTTTATATCCTTATATTAATAGTtatggtggccctgagggtcaaaacacaacaacatctgagaaaacacaacaatatttcAGGTCACGGAAAAAACAGTCCTGGTGACAGTCCAGTGTTAGTGTTAGTCGCCAGAGATCCTAATGCTCATGTTGCTTTGCTATAAACAACGTTATGCTGTTACACGTTAACTAAAGCAAGTCACAGTGGGTAACATGTGATATTATTACAAGTTATGTGTTGGCAGGGATTTAAAGGTGAAGCTGGTAGAGGTGGAGCAAACTGCAGATTAGatgtaaatcaaaacaaatctgtcGTAAGTCGTAACTGTAGCTGTCAAATGAGTCAGAAGTACATCACAGTGTTTCTCCAGCGCCGTACTCCAGTGGACGTACCGGTTCTGGTGTCCTAACCTCGTCTCTCCTCCACCAGGACGTGCCTGTGTCTGCGGGTCAGGTGGAGAActatgtgctgctgctggtgctgctgagtGTTTTTGCCGGGGGGACGCTGGTGctgctctccctgctgctgctcttctgtcaCCGCTGCTGCATGGGTGGGCGACGCTACTCCAGGTTGGTGACACACTGCTGTgcggagggagggggggggggagcaggcCCGGTTTTGGGTCTGGTTGGAGTGAGGCGTGAGTCAAAGCTGTGTCGAATGTGAAATTGAAAGCGGTGGTGTGACGACGGCGTTTTGAAACGagcacaaaaaaagtaaaactcatTCCTCTCTTCAGAGCCAGCGATGACCTCGAGAAGACAAACACCACCTATGCTGAGGATTCTCAGCCCACCCAAGGTGAGAACTGTGTTTTCACCGAGTCCGTGTATCCGACTATTCTGGTCCGCGGTCGCCACCAGCTCCCATTATTTCACTCCCTCGGCTTGTCCTTGGTTCTTTGTCACTCAGAGATCACCATTCATCTGGATGAATCAGACGCTCTCTCGGCGGCGAGCTGTCACGATGGAGAGTCAGAACGATTCGTCTCCACCGGGTCCACCGGCCGCAGAGTCTCCTTCAATGAATCTGCACTTTACGAACAGGAGAAGACGACTCAGGACAAAGCACGCAGGTAACGATCTGCATGAGTGGATTTTTCATTAATATCCAGGTGAACTGtggttgatgatgatgatacgtCCGATCTCTCAGGTACACTCTGACTGAGGGAGACTTCCACCACCTGAAAAAGGCCCGGCTGacccacctccacctgcctccGGCCCCGTGTGACCTGAAGATCCTCACCATCATGGAGTGCGACTCGACAGAGAGCAGCACCATCAACATCAGCGAGACTGCAGCTCCCAAACTGCCTCTCACCATCTACCAGGTGACCGGACACACGCCGACTGTCGCACCGAATCACGTTTTGTTCTCTCATCTCTAACCAGAGTTtgatttctcttctctccagccCGCTGAGAGACGAGTCCCCGAGTGGATGGGACAGAGCCTCAGTGGAGGTCTGCCAGGAGACCCGCACCACTCCACCATCCTGGACCAGAGCCCCAGACAGACCCCGTCAGCCGTGAAACCACAGCACACACTCTCGCAGACAGTGAGTTCCACCTTTCTCTCCACTTTGTGAGTTTTACGATGATCGTTAGAGACTTCAGGTCAATACACGTTCTCTCTGATGTTCCCTTTGGCCTCACATGTGCTACAAATGCCAACATGCTAATTCAACTTTTCACACATACTTTCGAAATGtcagcgtgttagcatgctgataaGCGCCGTTAGCCCGGCTGTAGAGTCTTTTTCATCACCTCCTCAGCGCGGCATGAgaagctctgtgttttctttaacttttatttttggatCAGGCTCTTTGGGATCGGCTGTGAGGAAAGTTTTAAATGGTAGCTgacatatttattatgtttataGCTCCAgatataaacatttttgttcacaTGAAAAGAACACATCACCTCTCAAATTGAGCTTTGCAGTAAAACTATGATGTAATAAGTCAAGATTCACCCTGTTTGGTCAGAAATACATCTGGACAGATCGGCGCCTCGGTGCAGATCGGTCCACTTGTATCACACGTAAACAGAGCTGTGAAAAGCATCTGCCACCGGCTCAGACCTGCTGATGCGCTGGAACATCAGTCATCACTGCAGATGAGTGACAGTATGACAAACTGCTGTCCCCTGAGGGATTCGCCTCTGCCCGTCACGATTCAACCCCTCCTTAATGTCCCATCatctccctccaccctcctcttcttccgTCTCTTCTGTCAGATGGAGGCTGTCGGGGACAGGGGAGAGGCTGAAAGTGAAAGGGGGTTGAGAGGACAGTTAACTCTGGCTCCGGGCCAGACTTCAGTTCTACATTTCCTCTCTAAACTGCGGCGCCACGCCAGTctggagggggcggggccttACTTCAGGAGGTGGAAGTTCGACAGCAGTCACCGGGCTGCCAGCCTGGACGCAAAAGGTTCGATTCGATTTGTAACTGCATTTGCGAACCACAAGTGAAATGGTGAGACCTGTCAAGTTGACAGCTGTGTTTTCAAGCAGGGTCCCCGAAGAGAAGGCCCTTCCAGAGACAGAGGGCAGCAAGTGAAACTACCGATCACACCGAGGACGAATCCTCTCCTCTCCGAGACGAGGCCATTGAATCTTTCCCACACACTCCCATCCAGACCAGTGGCCTCCAGTCGCTCTCTGCAGAGTCCCTGTCTCACAGCGCCACCACACCCACCTGCTCAGTCTTCCTCAGCAGGTACGTCCATTCACATAATCCCATGACTTGCACCATGAAATTCCCAGAATTGCTGTTTAACCGAGTGTTCCCCCCGTCTGTGCAGGCAAAAGCTGGAGGCCATGGTGGAGGTAGGTGGTAGCAGCGATCTCTGCTCTCCAACCAATGTTTGTCACACCCAGAGCCAAGAGGAGGCCACCGTCAATGGAACAGGAgtggaaagagaaacaaagttcTGCGTGGTTAcgagaacagaggagacagaagtcGAGCAACAGTCGGTAGAAGACGACGATTTGTTTGGGGAACAACAAGAAGCCGCCATACAGGAAAGGTTCGAGGACATGTTGAGGAAAACTAAAGACACAAAGACGGACCTCGTGACATCAGATGTGAGGACAAAGAGCGAGGCCGAGGTGGACGACGGAGATGAGGTGGTGTTGGGAGCGGAGGCCAGAGGAAGGGCCGACTCAGGCTCATCGCTAACCTTCATGATCCGCCAGGAGAGCTCGGAGGCTCCTCCCTCCCTGTACAGAGACATCTGGAGCCTGCGAGCCTCTCTTGAGCAGTACGCTTCCTCGGACCAGAGCAGCACAGATCGGGAGTCCGTCCGCAGTGATGCCGACAGCGTCTCGTCCCTCGGTGGCGCAGGAGCTCGCTCTGGCCTGGAGAGCTGCTTGTCCCAAGACCTGGACGACGAGCCTGACGGAGAAGTGGAGGGAGAGGTGTCGGAGAGGGGAATCAGAGGGGCGTCAGCTGGGGACAGTGACATGGGaagtggagctggaggggagatTGAGGCAGGGAACCGTAAGCTCCTCCAGATGGACAGCGGCTACGCCTCCATCGAAGCACCATCTAAGGCTCCCGAGGAAATGAGGCTTTTTGGGACTCCCGGAGCTCCTCGAAGTAAGACGGCGTCTGAGAGGAGGCTGTTCTTCACCAGCTCTGGGAGAAAAGGTTCGGTGTGCGAGAGCATCGAGGCCAAGCTGttccaggaggagctggaggatgagatgacagacagcacagagacggaggagaagCCGAAGGTGAAATCTAAAACCGGCAGCCAGTCCATTACCCTTCAAGATCCATATCAACTTCTGAAAGGCCTTCATCCTCAGAAACCTCCGGAATCACCGTCGCAGCCGATGTCTCCGCTGATCAAGCCGATCGCACCGCCCTCTAGTCCCCACCCACCCCGTCTCCGCCGCCGCGACTACAGCATCGACGAGAAGACGGATGCTCTTTTCAACGAGTTCCTCCGTCATGACCCGCGCTTCGACCAGCAGGATTCTCCGCTGCGCGCCAGGCACAGATCCCGAGTTCACCTCCGGAAACAGTGGCAGAGACACAAGCAGTACAGCGACCCGGGGTCAGGCGCTGGGGGCAGGTACTCCCCATCTTTGGAGAGGCAGAGGTTCACTCCTCTGCGGAGAGGCGACAGCGCCGGCTACCCTCTGGACACCAGGTACCACAGCACACTATCACGCATCGCGAGTGCTGCAGATGAAGAAGCCAGCGAGGTTGCGGCTTGTGAGGAAGCGGCCAAAGAGAGCACAGAGAACAAAGACCCGTCGAGTGAAAGAGCTGCGGGGGACGCGACAGGAAGTACAGCCAGCACAACCTCCGAAGGCGCCGACGCAACGAAAAGCCGCGCAGAGTCGACGGGCGAGGACGACGACTCGCCAAAAAGGGACACAGAAAGCACAACTAGCCCAACTCTGACCACTGTGACCACACAGAGAAACCACATGGATCCGAGAGTcgacaacagaaacaacaacagcagtcaGGCGATTTTATCGGAGAGCAGCCTGACAGACAAGCTGGTCGTGTCGGTGGAGGAGCGGCTCTACGGCGGACTGCGCAGCTCAGAGAAGCTCGGCCAGGGAGGAAGTGAGCGAGCGCTCACCGTGTCTCACACGGCCTCACCTGGCTTCAGTCCCACATAACCTGTAACGTGTCATTCATCAACTTTATTTCAGACGTCCATGGACGACAGACTCGGACGAAGCACTTCTAAACATCATCACGTGTTAGGAACTTTGTCCCTTACATTTGGACAACTGATGCACCAAAACATATAATCCTTGAGGACTGAAGTACCTTCTCGACGGCCAGTCTCTTCCAGCGTCTCCATCCAGACCTTAATTTCCACTGTGACACCATGTGACATGTGATGCCCCTTTTTATTGGTAACCCTtcctcaaaatcaaaaaaaaaaaaaaaaaaaatgcattcttTACATAGCTTTGAAAATATAGACCCAtctttagaagaaaaaaaaaagtattttcagaCTTAACTGTGAATTTTCAGCATGCTACTGTATGTCCAGACAACGTGTATGTGAATACTGTACAGTTTtatctttgaaaacaaaaagcactttGACGGGAAGAAAGATGATGATGGAGTTTGTCGCCCATTTTCCCTCATTTGAAGAAACCCACATCCTCCTCAAGTGTCCTTCTTGTTCACCATGACGGTAAATGTCTCCATGAAAGCTTCGATCGGAAGCTGaccatattaaaaaaaaaaaaaaaaaacccaaaacaaaatcataatcATTCTTCCGTGCTTGCCTCCCTCTTTCATTAACAGCCTACCATATCAGCAGATCTGGAGAATTACGCACAGCATATCgtagtaaagaaaaaaaaaaaaacagaaaacagatgggATACCCTGACTATACAGCCGACACAGCAGTTGAAAACACATGCATAAAGGATTTTTATACTCATATGTCATCTATTTTTATAGGATTTCTGTTAGTCATCGTTCCTGTTATTCGTCACGATTAAAAGGAGGTGGTATCCAGGAGTGTTGTATCACTGCTGGGACTCTGTTGAGggtgagactgacagatgaTACTTAAATTGACTGACACAGGAGCCTCTCAGGCTTTCAGACAGATGGTCCAGTGACAAGAGAGTCGAGGCTGTGAAAGCAGGAGGTTTAGCTCGATGGCGGCGGCACCGAAATCCAAGCAGAGTAGGATGTTTTTATTCCGTATTACTGAAGAAAAGAAGGGcgatattctgtatttttcttactgtcaacaaatgcaGTGAAAACACTTAATTAATCCCACTGAAAATGCTTCATGTAGCATCATCTCTTTATCATTGATCCCCATTGTTGTCCAGTGGtcagtagagcgtatacctctgccaaggccaaaatgtcccctttaattcaatcaagcctacCATAAAACATCGTAAAGAGATAACCactgttaaaaacatgtttaaatccagattttttttgtaactcACTCACAGATGACAGCCATATCTCACAacattaaagaaagtgagaaaaataatcCTGCATCTGTCTATTTATCAGGATCGACACCGAAAGTGAATGAGGTCCATTCGGGGGAatgagacccatcctccatccaagttttggggaaatgtgttgagtagtttttctgaatttctgctgacaaaccaaccaaacagaTCAACAAAAgggacatgggtgaaaacatgacctccttggcagaggtagaTATGTTTCTTCATGGCTACAAACACGGCAACGCAAGTTTAATTTAATCTAATCTCTCATACActgtttctaaaataaaaatgttttaatccatAGATGAAAATAAAGCTATAGATATACGCCGTTTATTCCTATTAGAGTAATGTTTGATAAAAATAACAGTGCCGAACTGTTTTAGAATAAAAATGAGtacaaataaatcatttgtGATGCCTTTCTACATAAACATTGTGAGACGAACACCTCGCTGGTTTTGAATTCATGAGATTTCTTGatataaagaaaatacagaatattgCCAGCCTTACCCTCCAAGTATTATTCTACATATAATCCTGTCTTGACATGTTAAATTCTAGTGATCCCACAGGCCAAACAGCTCTTTTCCCCGCATGGTAACGCGTCATTCAACCTACCCTCACGTCAATAAGAAAACTGCTGCATGTTATAACGTGTGATGACGACTGTCACCTGGGAAACTGCAGTGGTAGGTACAGCttgttccttttcctttctcatGGTCTTGAGTTTGAGCTGCAGCACACGTGTGTGTATCTTATGAAACTCATATCTTTGTCATCCATGGTGAGCCATCTGTTTTATTGTAAAACGAGTAGTGCAGAAAATCCAAAACGTCTTGCAGCCTTGACAAAGGCGAGACCTTTGCGGGACCAACTGAGGCACATAATTCATTTTGGACTGAAcatttttctgaataaaaaaaaaaaaaagaaggaaaagaaaaaacacactcactcccCTACGCATGATTTTATAATGTGATTCATGATCTGGTGATGTCTTGTACTGTCAGAATGGAAGAGCAAACGTACAAACTAATCACACTGCTGAAATATTCTTCCTAATGTGAACCATCTCTTCGTCCGCACCACATTTCTCCTCGTGTCTCGGTGAGCGGAGCCTTTGTGTCGACCTTGCTGACGTGATAAGcgctgctccctccctccctcagagTTGTGACTCACCTGCTCTCTGATCTATTCCCAGCGAGGGGCTGATGATGGGCCTGGCTGCGtaagaggggggggggggggctcccGCTGATGTGATCGGCACAACAAAGAGCAGCACTGGAGAACAGGCGACCGGGCGATTGTGACGGCACACCGCCTGCAGCCGAGCGGCACTGGCTCTTGATACTCTGGGGTGTCTGACTCTAAAACTAGCTGCAGCCATCAGAGGAAGACGAGTGTAGCATTCCCTCAACAATATAACCTTGTGAAGGACACTCGAATAATAATCGACTATGAAACACGACATAAACCACTGGAGGTGTTTTTGCATTATAAAAATGTGCTCAAAACCAAAGTTGAACAGAAAGGATCATCCAACAAAACAGCCTGTTTGGgacatattttatataaataataattaaaaaatattcattggaaaaaagaaaaagaaaataaacctaAATGGAAATCATAAATCCCCAACAGGTCAGCGGTGGATCTCAAGGCTTCAGTCGATCAGTCTGTCCACAAACCAAGCACGTTCCCTTTCGTTCAGCTCTGTACAGCATGCAGTTTCTTATGTGGGTGGTAGTAGAGTACTATCATAATTATTCTCATCATAGATCTAAATATAGAATTATTCAtaacttttgtcatttttttttttcctctttaattttttttacacatcacaATGTGTCTTAAAAACTGCCATTAGggttctgtaaaaacaaaaggtaGTCAAAAGAAACAGAGGGTGGatgggttggttggttgggtgggtgggtgggtgggggtaCACGGGTGATGGTGTTCATAATGTCCGGTGCAACACTTGGCCCTGCTGAGAGGATGACGGGATGAAGTGGGGCGATGACTCGATGACAAAGCTGGATGACAGGagttgaaagaaaagaaagaaagaaagaaaaaaaaaacagaagaagaagaaaaacaccatcTTCACAGCCAGTGCCTCAGTCTCAGagcaaaaagaacatttcatgctgtcctcctcctccccgtcacTCATACCGCATCTTCAAAAGACTCTGCAGGCCAGTGGTCCAAGGGAGGTATGGGGGCATTAACGTCAGCAGGTTTCTCCCACAACTGTGAGGACTCCGGACATAAAAAGGACGGGGGGGCAGATCAACCTGAGAGGGACACAGACGGAGGACTTTAACAAGACATTTGGTggatttttgtttcatctcatcacacacacacacacatcaacaagATTACAAGTTAACAGCGTCACGGGAATAAAACGAGAAAACTACTAATTGGAGCCGGTGCTGTTTTCTCACCCCGACAgagtgagaatgagagagaCAAACATCCCACAGCCCACTTCATCTCATCCAGGGTGAGTCATCGCCTGAACAAATTAATACACAGCATCTCCTCTGCAGTGCATCCATGACAAACAGCCTCACACTGCTCATGAGTGGTTCGTATGTGCGAGAGATTCAAAGAGCAAACTGTGGGTGGTAGCGGGGAAATGAGGAGGACAACCTGTtaagtttgagtgtgtgtgtgcgcgcgtgtgtgtgctcgcAGCATAAATCTGCCCCACTTCTGTGCCTTGACGAGCCCCTGGACGGTTACAATCTTGACAAATCCtgacagagaacagaaaaaaaagaaacatgctcCAAAACCAGACCAGTCCAGATCTAGTTTTGTGACTGTAAAGGAAACCGCCCATGTGTTTGCCTGGGGAGTGGTGGTGAGTCAGAGCACTGCTTGCTGAATATCAACACAaatcctccccccctccctggtttcctcctcttcctcc
Above is a window of Acanthopagrus latus isolate v.2019 chromosome 21, fAcaLat1.1, whole genome shotgun sequence DNA encoding:
- the LOC119011217 gene encoding uncharacterized protein LOC119011217, which produces MSNDLPVLTSLTENSTDVPVSAGQVENYVLLLVLLSVFAGGTLVLLSLLLLFCHRCCMGGRRYSRASDDLEKTNTTYAEDSQPTQEITIHLDESDALSAASCHDGESERFVSTGSTGRRVSFNESALYEQEKTTQDKARRYTLTEGDFHHLKKARLTHLHLPPAPCDLKILTIMECDSTESSTINISETAAPKLPLTIYQPAERRVPEWMGQSLSGGLPGDPHHSTILDQSPRQTPSAVKPQHTLSQTMEAVGDRGEAESERGLRGQLTLAPGQTSVLHFLSKLRRHASLEGAGPYFRRWKFDSSHRAASLDAKGSPKRRPFQRQRAASETTDHTEDESSPLRDEAIESFPHTPIQTSGLQSLSAESLSHSATTPTCSVFLSRQKLEAMVEVGGSSDLCSPTNVCHTQSQEEATVNGTGVERETKFCVVTRTEETEVEQQSVEDDDLFGEQQEAAIQERFEDMLRKTKDTKTDLVTSDVRTKSEAEVDDGDEVVLGAEARGRADSGSSLTFMIRQESSEAPPSLYRDIWSLRASLEQYASSDQSSTDRESVRSDADSVSSLGGAGARSGLESCLSQDLDDEPDGEVEGEVSERGIRGASAGDSDMGSGAGGEIEAGNRKLLQMDSGYASIEAPSKAPEEMRLFGTPGAPRSKTASERRLFFTSSGRKGSVCESIEAKLFQEELEDEMTDSTETEEKPKVKSKTGSQSITLQDPYQLLKGLHPQKPPESPSQPMSPLIKPIAPPSSPHPPRLRRRDYSIDEKTDALFNEFLRHDPRFDQQDSPLRARHRSRVHLRKQWQRHKQYSDPGSGAGGRYSPSLERQRFTPLRRGDSAGYPLDTRYHSTLSRIASAADEEASEVAACEEAAKESTENKDPSSERAAGDATGSTASTTSEGADATKSRAESTGEDDDSPKRDTESTTSPTLTTVTTQRNHMDPRVDNRNNNSSQAILSESSLTDKLVVSVEERLYGGLRSSEKLGQGGSERALTVSHTASPGFSPT